ATATAGTTTTTTTATCAAATTCTTTCCTTTTACCTCTTTCAATTCCTTTTCATTCATAAATTTGGGAGATATTTTTTTTATTACATCCTTAATTTGTTCAATATCAATTCCCACCTTTTTTTTGCTAATGATAACAGCTGCATAATCGGCTGAATGAGTGATAGAGAGTTCATAATCAAAATTTATCAAATGAGGTTTTCCATGCTCATCTCCCTTTACATCTATAAACTTTTTTGTATTAAGAATGTCTCTTAATAAAACTCTACTGCTTAGCCAATGTAGGTTTCTTTTACCTTTATTCAACCTTTGAAAAAATGCTTCTTCACCTTTTGTAAGAATAAGATCGGCTCTAAGCTTTTCTATACTTTCTTCAACTTTCCAAACACCGATAATGGTATTAAAAGCTTCTTTACGTTTTAAAACAACTCCCATAAATAAATCAGTTACTATATCAAAGTTAGGAATAAAAAATTTAAATAAACAATCAATATTATTATTTTGTAAAAAAAGTATATAAATTTGATGCTTTAAGAAATCAAAGATAATTTATAATAGAAGTAATATATATAAAATGGAAAGAATAATAGTTATAGGATGTGCCGGACAAATTGGTTCTGAACTTGTGCCTGCATTAAGAAAAATTCATGGAAATGAAAACGTAATAGCAACTGACATAAAAGTAACAGAAGCAACAAAAGAACTTGCATCAAACGGTCCTTTTGAAATACTTGATGTACTGGATGTCAAAAAGTTAACAGCAATAATTGAAAAAAATAAAATAACACAGATTTATAATCTAGTAGCAGTACTTTCTGCACTTTGTGAAAAAAATCCATTAAAAGCTTGGAAAATTAATATGGATAGTTTTTTCAATGTAATGGAAATAGCAAGAGAGAAAAAGCTAAATAAAGTTTTTTGGCCAAGTTCAATAGGTGCATTCGGACCAACAACACCAAAAGAGAACACGGCTCAATCAACTATTATGGAGCCAAATACTGTTTATGGAATAAGTAAACTTTCGGGAGAAAGATGGGCAGAATATTACTGGGACAAATACAAAGTTGATGTAAGAGGTCTTAGATACCCGGGACTAATAAGTTATAAAACAGAACCCGGTGGAGGCACAACTGATTATGCAATTGATATTTTTTATGGTGCTTTAAGAAATGCTAAATACACGTCTTTTCTTAAAGAAACCACTGCATTACCAATGATGTACATGGATGATGCTGTAAATGCAACAATAAAATTAATGGAAGCTCCTGTAGAAAAATTATCGGTAAGATCATACAACCTTAACGCATTAAGTTTTACACCTGCACAACTTGCTGAAAAAATAAAAGAAAGAATTCCAAATTTTGAAATAAAATATAAACCCGATTTTAGACAAGCAATTGCTGATACATGGCCTGCAAGCATTGATGATAGTGTTGCAAAAAATGATTGGGGATGGAAAGCTGAATTTGACCTAGATAAAATGGTTGATCTTATGCTTGAAGAAATTGGTAAAAAAATTAAATAAATAATATTTCTCAATAAAAAAGTACTGTTATTTTATATGCTACTTTTTTATTGAACCTATTTATGATAATAAAACTATTGAAAAATATTTGGACAGTTTATGCAATAACTATATTTGCGTTATCTGTGATTATTGTATTTCCATTTTATCTTTTTTTCTTTTTGTTTATCAGAGAAAATGCCGACAAAAGAATTTATCCCATTACAAGGCGGTGGGCAGGAATATTATCAGTGTTTTATTTGATAAGGTTAAAAAAAGTTTACAAAAAAAAGTTATCAAAGAAAAAAGGATATATTTTTATTTCCAATCATAGGTCAATGTTGGATATTCCGATAAGTGCCTCTCTTATTCCCGGACATTTTCGTTTTTTGGCAAAGGATTCATTATTGAAAATCCCGTTTCTTGGAAGAATAATCAAGGGTATTTGTATTACTGTTGATCGAAAAAATATTAGAGATAAATCACGTAGTTACGAGAAGATGAAGGAAACTCTTGAAAAAAAATCATCAGTACTAATATTTCCTGAGGGAACAAGAAGTAAAACTGATAAAAAATTAGGGATTTTTCAAAATGGAGCTTTTCGTTTAAGTCTTAAAACAAAAACACCAATAATTATAATTACTCTTTGGGAAACTTCAGCAATTTTAAAAAAAGAATATTTCTGGCAACTAACTCCAGGTAAAGTAAAATGCATCATCTCAGAAGAAATTCAGCCGGAAGGAGATGTTGAAAGTCTTAAAGAAAAATGTTTCAATTTGATTGAAGAGAATATTGATATGATGGAAAAATTAGACTAAAATTTACAGAATGTTGGAAAAAGAACATAGAGATTTTCAACTTAATTTTTGTCTATTAAGCCTGATTTGTTTATTTGTTTAAACGCAGAGTCGCAGAAACGCAGAGGAAAAAGTAATTAATAAATCAACGTTATTCAACGGTGGACTGTTTATTCGTTTATTCGGAATTTGACTGCCTACTGTTGACTGGAGACTGCCGACTGGTTATTTGTTTGTATTTTCACGCAAAGACGCAAAGAACGTAAAGGAAAAAGTAATTAATAAATCAACGTTATTCAACTGAGGACTGTTTATTCGTTTATTCGGAATTTGACTGCCTACTGTTGACTGGAGACTGCCGACTGGTTATTTGTTTGTATTTTCACGCAAAGACGCAAAGAACGTAAAGGAAAATGTAACTAATAAATCAACGTTATTCAACTGCCGACTGAGGACTGTTTATTCGTTTATTCGGAATTTGACTGCCTACTGTTGACTGGAGACTGCCGACTGGTTATTTGTTT
This portion of the Bacteroidota bacterium genome encodes:
- a CDS encoding 4'-phosphopantetheinyl transferase superfamily protein, with product MGVVLKRKEAFNTIIGVWKVEESIEKLRADLILTKGEEAFFQRLNKGKRNLHWLSSRVLLRDILNTKKFIDVKGDEHGKPHLINFDYELSITHSADYAAVIISKKKVGIDIEQIKDVIKKISPKFMNEKELKEVKGKNLIKKLYVYWCTKESIYKLNGKSGLRFREDICLQSFDYNKNGGCITAKIVKKGQERNFKIHYEEFENYMFTYVIDDYCSLI
- a CDS encoding NAD-dependent epimerase/dehydratase family protein translates to MERIIVIGCAGQIGSELVPALRKIHGNENVIATDIKVTEATKELASNGPFEILDVLDVKKLTAIIEKNKITQIYNLVAVLSALCEKNPLKAWKINMDSFFNVMEIAREKKLNKVFWPSSIGAFGPTTPKENTAQSTIMEPNTVYGISKLSGERWAEYYWDKYKVDVRGLRYPGLISYKTEPGGGTTDYAIDIFYGALRNAKYTSFLKETTALPMMYMDDAVNATIKLMEAPVEKLSVRSYNLNALSFTPAQLAEKIKERIPNFEIKYKPDFRQAIADTWPASIDDSVAKNDWGWKAEFDLDKMVDLMLEEIGKKIK
- a CDS encoding lysophospholipid acyltransferase family protein, with the translated sequence MIIKLLKNIWTVYAITIFALSVIIVFPFYLFFFLFIRENADKRIYPITRRWAGILSVFYLIRLKKVYKKKLSKKKGYIFISNHRSMLDIPISASLIPGHFRFLAKDSLLKIPFLGRIIKGICITVDRKNIRDKSRSYEKMKETLEKKSSVLIFPEGTRSKTDKKLGIFQNGAFRLSLKTKTPIIIITLWETSAILKKEYFWQLTPGKVKCIISEEIQPEGDVESLKEKCFNLIEENIDMMEKLD